One part of the Parabacteroides distasonis ATCC 8503 genome encodes these proteins:
- the ppdK gene encoding pyruvate, phosphate dikinase: MERKRVYTFGNGKAEGKADMRNLLGGKGANLAEMNLIGVPVPPGFTITTEVCIEYYELGKDKVVELLKADVEKAIANIETLMNSKFGDVANPLLVSVRSGARASMPGMMDTILNLGLNDEVVEGLSRKTGNARFAWDSYRRFVQMYGDVVLGMKPTSKEDIDPFEAIIEEVKKAKGVKLDNELDVEDLKTLVSKFKAAVKAQTGQDFPTCAYEQLWGAICAVFNSWMNERAILYRKMEGIPDEWGTAVSVQAMVFGNMGDTSATGVCFSRDAGNGEDLFNGEYLINAQGEDVVAGIRTPQQITKIGSQRWAERAGISEEERIAKYPSMEEAMPEIYKQLDAIQEKLEDHYRDMQDMEFTVQEGKLWFLQTRNGKRTGAAMVKIAIDLLHQGMIDEKTALNRIEPNKLDELLHPVFDKKAEKQAKVWVKGLPASPGAATGQIVFFADDAAKWHADGKKVVMVRIETSPEDLAGMAVAEGILTARGGMTSHAAVVARGMGKCCVSGAGALNIDYKNKTVDVDGVTLKEGDYISINGTTGEVYVGQVETKAAELSGDFAELMALADKYTKLQVRTNADTPHDASIARSFGAVGIGLCRTEHMFFEGEKIKAMREMILAEDAEGRKKALAKILPYQKEDFKGIFKAMAGCPVTVRLLDPPLHEFVPHDLKGQEEMAETMGVSVKEIQKRVESLCEHNPMLGHRGCRLGNTYPEITEMQTRAILGAALDLKKEGIEAKPEIMVPLTGILYEFKEQEKVIRTAAEELFKEVGDRIEFKVGTMIEIPRAALTADRIASSAEFFSFGTNDLTQMTFGYSRDDIASFLPVYLEKKILKVDPFQVLDQNGVGQLVRMATEKGRAIRPDLKCGICGEHGGEPSSVKFCHKVGLNYVSCSPFRVPIARIAAAQAALED; the protein is encoded by the coding sequence ATGGAAAGAAAAAGAGTTTACACGTTCGGAAATGGAAAAGCCGAAGGTAAGGCAGATATGAGAAATCTGCTGGGTGGTAAAGGCGCTAACCTTGCCGAGATGAATCTGATTGGTGTACCGGTTCCTCCGGGATTCACGATTACAACAGAAGTTTGTATAGAGTATTACGAGTTAGGCAAAGATAAAGTCGTAGAGTTGCTGAAAGCGGATGTTGAGAAGGCGATCGCTAATATCGAAACGTTAATGAACTCTAAGTTCGGTGATGTTGCCAATCCTCTGTTAGTTTCAGTTCGCTCCGGTGCCCGTGCGTCCATGCCAGGTATGATGGATACGATATTGAACCTTGGCTTGAACGACGAGGTAGTGGAAGGATTGTCTCGTAAGACGGGCAACGCTCGTTTCGCTTGGGACTCTTATCGTCGTTTCGTTCAAATGTACGGAGATGTCGTATTAGGCATGAAACCGACAAGCAAAGAGGATATCGATCCGTTTGAGGCGATCATCGAGGAAGTAAAGAAAGCGAAAGGCGTTAAGTTAGATAACGAGCTTGACGTTGAAGATTTGAAAACATTGGTCTCTAAATTTAAGGCAGCCGTTAAGGCCCAGACCGGACAGGATTTCCCGACTTGCGCTTATGAACAATTGTGGGGCGCTATCTGTGCCGTGTTCAATAGCTGGATGAATGAGCGTGCTATCCTGTATCGTAAGATGGAAGGTATTCCAGACGAGTGGGGAACGGCGGTTAGCGTACAAGCCATGGTATTCGGTAATATGGGCGATACTTCCGCTACAGGCGTTTGTTTCTCTCGTGACGCGGGTAATGGTGAGGACTTGTTCAATGGTGAGTACTTGATTAACGCTCAAGGTGAGGATGTTGTAGCAGGTATCCGTACCCCGCAACAGATTACGAAGATCGGTTCACAACGTTGGGCTGAACGTGCCGGAATCTCAGAAGAAGAACGTATTGCTAAATATCCGTCCATGGAAGAAGCCATGCCGGAAATCTATAAGCAATTAGACGCTATCCAAGAGAAATTGGAAGATCATTATCGGGATATGCAAGATATGGAGTTTACCGTACAAGAGGGTAAACTTTGGTTCTTGCAAACCCGTAACGGCAAACGTACCGGTGCCGCTATGGTGAAAATCGCTATCGACTTATTGCATCAAGGCATGATCGACGAGAAAACAGCGTTGAACCGTATCGAGCCGAATAAACTGGATGAGTTGCTTCACCCAGTATTCGATAAAAAAGCCGAGAAACAGGCGAAAGTATGGGTAAAAGGTTTGCCGGCTTCACCGGGTGCCGCTACCGGACAGATCGTATTCTTCGCTGATGATGCCGCTAAATGGCATGCCGATGGCAAAAAGGTTGTCATGGTCCGTATTGAGACTTCTCCGGAAGACTTGGCCGGTATGGCTGTCGCCGAAGGTATCCTTACCGCTCGTGGAGGTATGACTTCTCACGCCGCTGTCGTGGCTCGTGGCATGGGTAAGTGCTGTGTATCCGGCGCTGGTGCCTTGAATATCGATTATAAGAACAAGACTGTAGACGTCGATGGCGTAACCTTGAAAGAAGGTGATTATATCTCTATCAATGGTACGACCGGGGAAGTCTATGTAGGACAGGTCGAGACGAAAGCGGCAGAGTTGTCAGGTGACTTCGCGGAGCTAATGGCTTTAGCCGATAAATATACAAAATTACAAGTTCGTACAAACGCTGATACGCCTCACGACGCTTCGATCGCTCGTAGCTTCGGTGCCGTTGGTATTGGCCTTTGCCGTACGGAGCATATGTTCTTCGAAGGTGAGAAGATCAAAGCTATGCGTGAGATGATCTTGGCCGAGGACGCTGAAGGTCGTAAGAAAGCGTTGGCGAAGATCCTTCCTTATCAGAAAGAGGACTTTAAGGGTATCTTCAAGGCTATGGCCGGATGTCCTGTTACCGTTCGTTTGCTCGATCCTCCTTTGCATGAGTTCGTTCCTCACGATTTGAAAGGTCAAGAGGAAATGGCTGAGACAATGGGCGTGTCCGTTAAGGAGATCCAAAAACGTGTGGAATCTCTTTGCGAGCATAACCCGATGTTGGGTCACCGTGGTTGCCGTCTAGGTAATACATATCCGGAAATTACGGAAATGCAGACTCGGGCCATTTTAGGTGCCGCTTTGGATTTGAAGAAAGAAGGTATTGAGGCTAAACCGGAAATCATGGTACCATTAACAGGAATCTTATATGAATTCAAGGAACAAGAGAAGGTGATCCGTACCGCGGCCGAAGAGCTATTCAAGGAAGTTGGCGATCGTATCGAATTCAAGGTAGGTACGATGATCGAGATTCCTCGTGCGGCATTGACAGCGGATCGTATCGCTTCCAGCGCCGAATTCTTCTCATTCGGAACGAATGATTTGACTCAGATGACATTTGGTTACTCTCGTGACGATATCGCTTCCTTCTTACCGGTTTACTTAGAGAAGAAGATTTTGAAGGTCGATCCGTTCCAAGTACTAGACCAAAATGGTGTAGGACAGCTGGTTCGTATGGCAACTGAGAAAGGTCGTGCCATCCGTCCGGATTTGAAATGTGGTATTTGCGGCGAGCATGGTGGTGAGCCTTCTTCCGTTAAGTTCTGCCATAAAGTTGGCTTGAATTACGTATCATGTTCACCTTTTAGAGTGCCCATCGCTCGTATCGCAGCGGCGCAAGCGGCTCTAGAAGACTAA
- a CDS encoding PAS domain-containing sensor histidine kinase, which yields MKTTLGIEFELFFPQISHRAKIGCAKYDLSTGEGVAMEQWYLNMGEVPGTPLSQIVGIYSNVKPEDRECLKTSLSRLVHGETDHDQREARVKDGEGWKWIRLDIMEAGLEKSSPILLLMNYDISELKAMEERMLKAEKSERLKSSFLANISHEIRMPLNAIVGFSSLLGDEEDGELRQEYINLIQTNNELLLGIVNDVLDLAKLESGTMTFDFMEFDLRQLIVETVASFQIKVPRGVALTYPASLDSFLLRSDRIRLKQVLGNFITNAIKYTSIGSIILSYQAMENEVLLSVTDTGEGMSEEIKLHVFDRFYKGRNQKQGIGLGLSICQNIIERLGGRIGVSSEQGKGSCFWCTLPIFPPKDTY from the coding sequence ATGAAAACGACATTAGGCATAGAGTTCGAGCTTTTTTTTCCTCAGATAAGTCATCGTGCCAAGATCGGCTGCGCAAAGTATGATTTGTCCACTGGGGAAGGAGTGGCGATGGAACAATGGTATCTGAATATGGGTGAAGTTCCGGGAACTCCATTGAGCCAGATAGTAGGCATATATTCCAATGTCAAGCCAGAAGACCGTGAATGCTTGAAAACTTCCTTGAGCCGACTTGTCCACGGAGAAACTGATCATGATCAACGGGAAGCCCGGGTCAAGGATGGCGAGGGATGGAAATGGATTCGTCTGGATATAATGGAGGCGGGTCTGGAGAAATCAAGCCCCATCCTATTACTGATGAATTATGATATATCTGAACTGAAAGCGATGGAAGAACGAATGCTGAAGGCCGAGAAATCAGAGCGTTTGAAATCCTCCTTTTTGGCAAACATCAGCCATGAGATCCGCATGCCATTAAACGCTATTGTCGGATTCTCTTCTCTTTTAGGGGATGAAGAGGATGGTGAGCTAAGACAAGAGTATATTAATCTTATTCAGACCAATAATGAGTTATTATTGGGTATCGTTAATGATGTATTGGATCTGGCTAAGCTCGAGTCTGGTACCATGACCTTTGATTTCATGGAATTTGATCTAAGACAACTTATTGTAGAAACGGTAGCTTCTTTCCAGATCAAAGTACCGAGAGGAGTAGCTTTGACCTATCCGGCATCTTTGGATTCCTTTTTATTACGCTCCGACCGTATCCGTTTGAAACAAGTTCTTGGCAATTTTATAACAAACGCAATTAAGTACACCTCTATAGGTAGCATCATCTTGTCATATCAAGCCATGGAGAACGAGGTTCTGTTATCCGTGACCGATACGGGGGAAGGAATGTCGGAGGAAATAAAACTTCATGTGTTCGATCGTTTTTATAAAGGACGAAACCAAAAGCAAGGCATAGGGCTTGGACTTTCTATCTGCCAAAATATAATTGAAAGGCTGGGAGGGCGTATCGGTGTTTCTTCTGAGCAGGGAAAAGGCTCTTGTTTTTGGTGCACTTTACCAATCTTTCCCCCAAAAGATACCTATTAA
- a CDS encoding LytTR family DNA-binding domain-containing protein, with the protein MERYLIIKTRDELLRIKIGQILYFEADRNYTKLLLSNGIQFTFAINIGKIEEILEKQVAGCNKILMRVGKSHIINKNHILQINLPKQRLLLLTEEGKPKELVISKDPLKVLKDNLEKEMGKPQEEEEKE; encoded by the coding sequence ATGGAGCGGTATTTAATTATAAAAACAAGGGATGAGTTGTTGCGCATTAAGATTGGTCAGATCCTTTATTTTGAAGCAGACAGGAACTATACGAAACTATTGTTGTCAAATGGCATCCAATTTACCTTCGCTATAAATATCGGAAAAATAGAAGAGATCTTAGAGAAGCAGGTCGCTGGTTGTAACAAGATATTAATGCGTGTCGGAAAAAGTCATATCATAAATAAAAATCATATCTTACAAATAAATCTCCCTAAGCAGCGTTTATTATTATTGACGGAAGAGGGTAAGCCTAAAGAGTTGGTAATATCCAAGGATCCGTTGAAAGTGCTGAAAGATAATCTTGAGAAGGAGATGGGAAAGCCTCAAGAGGAAGAGGAAAAGGAATAA
- a CDS encoding FHA domain-containing protein, whose translation MIIKIGKAKDNDFIANDPHVSRHHARLIREDGGNLLLEDTGSTNGTFVNGAQIVKKRVTPTDHIRLGDSYVLNLSEVLKYNNDYSDEFAALKKVYDDYIQAKVKIQSSNQFKTRLFQSLPFALPGIVGVVIGFLGKGSPELFGISLLITICAPTVGIYLGAKQSAKIPQQLQDIANQFKIDYVCPKCGTFLGEIPWESLKNRKQCPVSSCKAKWVRE comes from the coding sequence ATGATTATAAAGATAGGAAAAGCAAAAGACAACGATTTTATTGCAAACGATCCTCATGTAAGCCGCCATCATGCCCGTCTGATACGTGAGGATGGTGGCAACTTATTATTGGAGGATACGGGATCTACTAACGGTACGTTCGTGAATGGTGCCCAGATCGTAAAGAAACGTGTTACTCCTACGGATCATATTCGCTTGGGGGATAGCTATGTATTAAATCTTTCCGAGGTGCTTAAATACAATAATGATTATAGCGATGAATTTGCCGCATTGAAAAAAGTCTACGATGATTATATTCAAGCAAAAGTTAAGATTCAATCCTCTAATCAGTTTAAGACCAGATTATTTCAATCCTTACCATTTGCTTTGCCCGGAATAGTGGGGGTCGTGATAGGCTTCTTAGGGAAAGGTAGCCCGGAGCTATTCGGCATCAGCCTCCTGATAACGATTTGTGCCCCTACGGTAGGAATCTATCTAGGAGCCAAGCAGTCGGCCAAGATTCCCCAGCAATTGCAGGATATCGCCAATCAATTTAAGATAGACTATGTTTGCCCGAAATGTGGGACATTCTTGGGTGAGATCCCTTGGGAATCATTGAAAAACCGAAAGCAATGCCCAGTTTCTTCCTGTAAGGCCAAATGGGTGAGAGAATGA
- a CDS encoding FHA domain-containing protein, whose translation MIAVKCPHCHVGLKVAEGKIPLGITSFKCPKCKEPIPLSLLSEKSNHQEVDSDTILVTPVKTGIGRLTVLPDADTPEQAFPLHEGKVVIGRKSNASQATMPIITADRTMSREHICIEVKKDSKGGYKHFLTDNNSKNHTLYNNSYLENGEVVVLNDNDEIIIGRTVLRFNE comes from the coding sequence ATGATCGCAGTTAAATGTCCACATTGCCATGTAGGATTAAAGGTAGCCGAGGGGAAGATTCCCCTCGGCATTACCTCCTTTAAGTGTCCGAAATGCAAAGAGCCTATTCCTTTGTCCTTATTATCCGAGAAAAGTAATCATCAGGAAGTCGATTCCGATACGATTTTAGTGACACCTGTCAAGACTGGAATCGGCAGACTGACGGTTCTTCCAGACGCCGATACACCTGAACAAGCGTTTCCTCTTCACGAAGGGAAGGTTGTCATTGGCCGGAAGTCGAACGCCTCACAAGCTACGATGCCAATTATCACGGCTGATCGCACGATGAGTCGCGAGCATATTTGCATTGAGGTGAAAAAAGATTCAAAAGGTGGATATAAACATTTCCTTACCGACAATAATAGTAAAAACCATACGTTATATAATAACAGTTACCTAGAGAATGGCGAGGTGGTCGTGCTCAATGATAATGACGAGATTATTATTGGTCGCACCGTCTTACGTTTTAATGAATAA
- a CDS encoding PP2C family protein-serine/threonine phosphatase has protein sequence MIITIGKPCAITEKGGRSNNEDSIYPLPEQVTLDQKLFMVCDGVGGAEKGEVASSLACESIQTFFSTFLKDDPTPEFIHKAVHYAEVCFDSYVQEHPEAMGMATTLTMAYIASSGIVLAHIGDSRIYHLRKGEILYQTEDHSLVNSLVKLGKITPEEALTHPQRNVIIRAIQGTHTPTEADIITLNDIQPDDFLFLCTDGVLERLKNEKIAEIFNGRLSVPEIKDALMEACDGKTRDNFSFYIITIQKVEDSMGFKQNILSFLYSFI, from the coding sequence ATGATTATAACGATCGGTAAGCCATGTGCTATTACGGAAAAAGGAGGCAGATCGAATAACGAGGATTCCATTTACCCGCTTCCCGAACAAGTGACCCTTGACCAAAAATTGTTTATGGTTTGCGATGGTGTGGGTGGAGCCGAGAAAGGGGAGGTAGCCAGCTCATTAGCTTGCGAGTCCATACAAACTTTCTTTTCTACGTTCCTAAAGGATGATCCCACGCCAGAGTTTATCCATAAAGCCGTACATTATGCGGAAGTCTGTTTCGACTCCTATGTTCAAGAGCATCCGGAAGCGATGGGTATGGCTACTACGCTCACCATGGCCTATATCGCTTCTTCCGGAATCGTATTGGCTCATATCGGAGATAGCCGGATCTATCATCTGAGGAAGGGGGAGATTTTATATCAAACAGAAGATCATTCATTGGTAAATTCGTTGGTTAAATTAGGTAAGATCACTCCGGAAGAAGCGTTAACCCACCCCCAGCGGAATGTGATTATCCGGGCTATACAAGGCACTCATACTCCAACAGAAGCGGACATTATTACCTTGAACGATATTCAACCCGACGATTTCCTCTTTCTTTGTACGGACGGGGTTCTTGAAAGACTGAAGAATGAAAAGATTGCAGAGATATTTAATGGTCGTTTATCTGTTCCGGAAATAAAGGACGCTCTCATGGAAGCCTGTGACGGCAAGACTCGGGATAATTTTTCTTTTTATATCATAACTATTCAAAAAGTGGAAGATAGCATGGGTTTTAAGCAAAATATTCTCTCTTTTCTTTATTCTTTTATATAA
- a CDS encoding serine/threonine-protein kinase, translated as MNLPDGHLLQNGKYRLTHVVGQGGFGITYRGVWYTEVKGSLGTVKTEVPICVKEYFFKDYCYREPGSQAVKVHSETGKVLFNKFKEKLIKEAKILSEVHHPYIVNVLEVFEENNTAYIAMEYISGFSLKYMLEKNGILPEATVLKYVRQIGEALQFVHDKSILHLDIKPSNILIDKNGNARLIDFGVSKRYDIEQEETSTTMLTLSKGFASIEQYDNEGTQVFSPRPDIYSLGATMYNLLTGTIPTESILRAARPLRNPSEINAAISPKTEAVIIKAMQIIPADRFETVGEMLASLDFSQAEKEVQVVPSPSPEIVNEETTVVYSSPVDSKLVGSDDEETVVNVANPPAVEPITEKNNSRKKIIPIGIAIFVVVGSATALLVHSNRPTKEVVESIDLPSAVEPDSNVSKEVEMPDHPVLHTEPPISEIKKAEKQEPKVEEKRPMETEHTTEENVLPDQPSENEMNEKYNSLIASGKEKMAKADYSGAKKDLSEAKDTKLTEEVVRLIIACDEKTEEKRIADKKALYEEKMAFGRYKIVRKKSNNRYGAIDSKAEERIPCKYLSVGIADNGRAFEREDNLFDIYNSDGSLISEGLTYY; from the coding sequence ATGAATCTGCCAGACGGACATCTTCTTCAAAACGGAAAATACAGACTTACTCATGTGGTTGGTCAAGGTGGTTTTGGCATAACCTACAGAGGAGTTTGGTACACAGAGGTTAAAGGATCTTTAGGTACCGTAAAGACGGAGGTCCCTATCTGTGTCAAGGAATATTTCTTCAAGGATTATTGTTATAGAGAACCCGGTTCCCAAGCCGTAAAAGTACATTCGGAGACGGGAAAGGTCTTATTTAACAAGTTCAAGGAAAAACTGATCAAAGAGGCAAAGATCCTATCGGAAGTTCACCATCCCTATATCGTAAACGTGTTGGAGGTTTTCGAGGAAAACAATACGGCTTATATTGCCATGGAGTATATTTCCGGCTTCTCGCTAAAATATATGCTTGAGAAAAACGGGATATTGCCCGAAGCTACGGTCCTTAAATATGTACGGCAAATTGGCGAGGCGTTACAATTCGTTCATGATAAGAGTATCTTGCATCTGGATATCAAGCCTAGCAATATCTTGATCGATAAGAACGGGAACGCCCGCTTGATCGATTTCGGAGTCAGCAAACGTTACGATATCGAGCAGGAAGAGACCAGCACTACGATGTTAACCCTTTCTAAAGGATTCGCATCCATAGAGCAATACGATAACGAAGGAACACAAGTGTTCTCGCCCCGTCCGGATATTTATTCCTTGGGAGCCACGATGTATAATCTGTTAACGGGAACAATCCCTACAGAATCTATACTACGTGCCGCACGTCCTTTGCGAAACCCCTCTGAAATCAATGCGGCGATCAGCCCGAAAACAGAGGCTGTTATCATAAAAGCGATGCAAATCATTCCTGCGGATCGCTTTGAGACGGTGGGCGAGATGTTGGCGTCTTTGGATTTTTCTCAAGCGGAAAAGGAAGTTCAGGTTGTCCCAAGTCCATCTCCCGAGATTGTGAATGAGGAAACAACGGTGGTTTATTCATCACCTGTAGATTCTAAATTAGTAGGATCGGATGATGAAGAGACTGTTGTCAATGTGGCTAATCCACCTGCCGTGGAGCCAATAACAGAAAAGAATAATTCCAGAAAGAAAATAATTCCTATCGGAATCGCTATATTTGTCGTTGTAGGATCCGCTACGGCTCTTTTAGTGCATAGCAATAGGCCCACAAAAGAGGTTGTCGAGAGTATTGATTTACCTTCAGCTGTGGAGCCGGATAGCAATGTCTCAAAAGAAGTAGAAATGCCAGATCACCCAGTTCTACATACGGAACCTCCTATCTCTGAGATAAAGAAAGCGGAGAAACAAGAGCCTAAAGTGGAAGAGAAACGACCTATGGAAACAGAGCATACGACAGAAGAGAATGTTCTCCCGGATCAGCCATCGGAAAATGAGATGAATGAGAAATATAACTCGTTAATCGCCTCCGGTAAGGAAAAAATGGCCAAAGCTGATTATTCGGGAGCTAAGAAAGATTTGTCGGAGGCAAAGGATACGAAACTTACGGAAGAGGTAGTCCGGTTGATCATCGCTTGCGATGAGAAAACCGAGGAGAAACGTATAGCGGACAAAAAGGCCCTGTATGAGGAGAAAATGGCTTTCGGACGATATAAGATCGTACGCAAGAAGTCAAATAACAGATACGGGGCGATCGATTCGAAAGCCGAGGAACGTATTCCTTGCAAATACCTAAGTGTCGGTATCGCGGATAACGGCCGGGCATTCGAACGGGAAGACAATTTGTTTGATATTTATAATTCTGACGGATCATTGATTAGCGAAGGCCTTACTTATTATTGA
- a CDS encoding Kelch repeat-containing protein, with product MKHIYSLFSILFAALLMAGCVNDPDIDGGIRNAKKPSVKTDEILKSTASSVTVSGEVLQENGAPVTEAGFCWSTESTFTVIEKNKKAVSKRKVKYEATIEGLTNDLDYYIRAYAINAVDTAYGEILPFKTKDGLGSVKTLFPVNVMSTSVQCGGMITKQGEAEIEERGIYLMLNPEPSASDSTIRIDMEADSFYCTISDLKPETTYYVRAYAKSKYGEYNGAKVETFKTTNGRPVLDDNKFKKIATEFTYAEFSMEIISEGDSPITACGFCFSTDKSPTIENGDTIICGAGIGEFAGKIYDMQQQKGYYVRAYATNALGTTYSAGEGIHTILESELPTVNTKEVSTIKNGTAWVGGEVLAEGASPVTEAGVCWGTSPSPAFGNCEGAVALSSGTQAFTGTIKELRGGTSYYLRAYAKNKNGIAYGEEVRFQTPDIFGVGARFEGAFRIPGSTSFCTLANSTGFLLGGDTGREYTDEFWGYMTSKKEWLPLRSQPEKLSGQACFSIGFGLWTFGGLDNTGKICDSLYVYSTSDNSWSAVQTDQQRPKGMYRTACCRMEDQAFLIGGRRGNELIDEVWTYEPSAFVWSKKSNFPIKQYGGISVVIGDRIYAGLGIINKADPSLEYTTQFWSTDKNAVAWEKEASFPGRMLLCAIAYGNYVYGVDGDGYIWRYDPDSQNWSQKSQLPAANRSVHCMYVLDNYIYIGLGNASNSLISYDPTWDN from the coding sequence ATGAAACATATATACTCACTCTTCTCTATTCTATTTGCGGCTTTATTAATGGCCGGATGCGTGAATGATCCGGATATAGATGGTGGCATTCGAAACGCTAAAAAACCGTCTGTTAAGACAGACGAGATATTGAAGTCCACGGCTAGTTCAGTGACAGTATCGGGGGAGGTCCTGCAAGAAAACGGCGCTCCCGTGACAGAGGCCGGTTTTTGTTGGAGCACGGAATCTACCTTTACTGTGATAGAGAAAAATAAAAAAGCCGTATCCAAGCGTAAGGTAAAATATGAGGCTACGATCGAGGGCTTAACCAATGATCTGGATTACTATATCCGGGCCTATGCGATCAATGCGGTAGATACCGCTTATGGAGAGATTTTACCTTTTAAGACGAAAGATGGATTAGGAAGCGTTAAGACCTTATTTCCAGTCAACGTGATGTCTACTTCCGTTCAATGCGGAGGTATGATAACCAAACAAGGAGAAGCCGAAATCGAGGAAAGGGGTATTTACTTAATGCTGAATCCGGAGCCTTCAGCATCTGACTCCACGATTCGTATAGACATGGAAGCCGATTCGTTCTATTGTACGATCTCCGATTTAAAACCGGAAACTACCTATTACGTTAGAGCTTACGCAAAAAGTAAATATGGTGAGTATAACGGGGCGAAAGTCGAGACCTTTAAGACTACGAATGGTCGTCCTGTATTAGATGATAACAAATTCAAGAAAATAGCGACAGAGTTTACCTATGCGGAGTTCTCCATGGAAATAATAAGCGAGGGAGATTCTCCGATCACGGCATGTGGTTTCTGCTTTAGTACTGATAAATCACCGACAATAGAAAATGGGGATACGATTATTTGCGGAGCGGGTATCGGAGAATTTGCCGGGAAAATCTATGATATGCAACAGCAGAAAGGGTATTACGTACGTGCTTATGCGACAAACGCTTTAGGTACTACCTATAGCGCAGGCGAAGGTATCCATACGATTCTGGAAAGTGAGTTGCCTACAGTCAATACAAAGGAGGTGTCTACTATTAAAAACGGTACCGCATGGGTAGGAGGAGAGGTCTTAGCCGAAGGTGCCTCACCGGTTACAGAGGCTGGTGTATGTTGGGGAACTAGTCCTAGTCCGGCCTTTGGTAATTGTGAAGGAGCGGTAGCTCTTTCTTCCGGTACACAAGCGTTTACGGGTACGATAAAGGAATTGAGAGGAGGCACGAGCTATTATTTAAGAGCTTACGCTAAAAATAAGAATGGTATCGCTTACGGAGAGGAAGTTCGCTTCCAAACTCCGGATATATTTGGAGTAGGGGCAAGGTTTGAGGGAGCTTTCCGGATACCGGGATCTACCTCTTTCTGTACCTTGGCTAATAGCACGGGATTCTTATTAGGCGGTGACACGGGTAGGGAATACACCGATGAGTTTTGGGGATATATGACCTCTAAGAAAGAATGGTTGCCCTTAAGGTCTCAGCCTGAGAAATTATCGGGCCAAGCATGTTTCAGTATCGGATTTGGCCTATGGACTTTTGGTGGTTTAGATAACACGGGAAAGATATGTGACAGTTTATATGTATACTCCACGTCCGATAATTCTTGGAGCGCCGTACAAACAGACCAGCAACGGCCTAAAGGTATGTATCGGACGGCATGTTGCAGAATGGAAGATCAGGCGTTCCTCATAGGTGGACGTAGAGGTAACGAACTAATCGATGAAGTCTGGACTTATGAACCGAGCGCTTTCGTTTGGAGCAAGAAATCTAATTTCCCGATTAAACAATACGGCGGAATATCCGTTGTAATTGGTGACCGTATATATGCCGGACTGGGGATTATTAATAAAGCGGATCCTTCTTTGGAATATACGACACAGTTTTGGTCTACAGACAAGAACGCTGTAGCTTGGGAAAAGGAGGCTTCGTTCCCCGGAAGGATGCTTTTATGTGCTATCGCTTATGGTAATTACGTATATGGCGTAGACGGGGACGGTTATATTTGGCGCTATGATCCGGACTCTCAGAACTGGAGCCAGAAATCCCAGTTACCAGCGGCTAACAGGTCTGTACATTGCATGTATGTCTTGGATAATTATATCTATATCGGTTTGGGCAATGCCTCTAACTCATTAATCAGTTACGATCCTACTTGGGATAATTAA